The proteins below are encoded in one region of Methanoculleus thermophilus:
- a CDS encoding hybrid sensor histidine kinase/response regulator yields the protein MAGSEDTFRARLLETFREEADEYLDSITEGLIELEKTGPTSELIESVYRKTHSLKGAARAVNLREIESICQNLETVFARMKRGEYIPGADDFDLFFRTLAVVKALLLGERPLVPPGEIVKALRALPLEKEGVGGADPAVQESRVPGDEPIAEGKISGTVRIAAQKLDRLIAGADDLLTTRLFITQRIRELEEMVSRFSLWQWNHTQAFNDLHLIRRKVFGEEKEAIPPDLIQPLQRVVEFLEYNREFVTYLQYDLATHLRAMEIDRSALEASTTEISDQIRDAALLPASNMLAPFSAFVREFSRTSGKLVDLEIEGGEIEVDRRILDALREPIMHLVRNSIDHGIEDPNIRAAQKKPIKGTVWIRVSPRSGSRVAIEVADDGAGIDSAAIRRTAVENGVITESESAALIDSEAIWLIFRSGMTTSRIVTDLSGRGLGLAIVEDTVSRLGGEVTVSSAVGKGTTITLTVPVRMATLRGLLVRSEKQIYVLPMQQVKQVLRVRSKDLIPGVGHPRVKIGLETIEVFRLTDLLGIPSSDPPHGKTLQTPIVVIAYGAGQIACMVDEVIRVQEIVVRPLGSQLRSVRRVEGAVILGDGTVALVLDPLELIQDATQAERPARRTALPGEERRRILVVEDSVTSRLLLQTILEGAGYHVETATDGIDALAKLKQHEYDMLVSDVDMPRMDGVTLTKKIRTGDLHLADLPVVLITSLDSPEDREQGRAAGADAYLVKSNFERDDFVETIHRLMHRRRRWR from the coding sequence CTCCTCGAAACATTCCGCGAGGAGGCGGACGAATATCTGGATTCGATTACCGAGGGGCTTATCGAGCTCGAGAAGACCGGACCGACGTCCGAACTGATCGAATCGGTCTACCGCAAGACTCACAGCCTCAAAGGGGCGGCGCGTGCGGTCAACCTCCGCGAGATCGAGTCCATCTGCCAGAACCTCGAGACCGTCTTCGCCCGGATGAAACGGGGCGAGTATATACCCGGGGCAGACGACTTCGACCTCTTTTTCCGGACGCTCGCGGTGGTAAAAGCGCTTCTTTTGGGAGAGAGGCCGCTGGTTCCGCCGGGCGAGATCGTCAAAGCCCTCCGTGCCCTCCCCCTCGAAAAGGAGGGGGTCGGGGGGGCAGATCCAGCCGTCCAGGAGAGTCGCGTTCCCGGCGATGAACCGATCGCGGAGGGAAAGATCAGCGGCACGGTCAGGATTGCGGCCCAGAAACTCGACCGGCTCATCGCCGGAGCCGACGACCTCCTCACGACACGGCTCTTTATTACGCAGCGGATACGGGAACTCGAGGAGATGGTGTCCCGTTTCTCTCTCTGGCAGTGGAACCACACCCAAGCGTTCAACGACCTGCACCTGATCCGCAGGAAGGTCTTCGGTGAAGAGAAAGAGGCGATTCCTCCCGATCTCATCCAGCCGCTCCAGCGCGTGGTCGAGTTCCTGGAGTACAACCGTGAGTTTGTGACCTACCTCCAGTACGATCTCGCAACGCATCTGCGTGCGATGGAGATCGATCGGTCGGCGCTTGAGGCGAGCACCACCGAGATCTCCGACCAGATCCGGGATGCCGCGCTGCTCCCGGCCTCAAACATGCTTGCACCGTTCTCTGCGTTTGTGCGGGAGTTCTCCCGGACATCGGGCAAATTGGTCGATCTTGAGATCGAAGGAGGGGAGATAGAGGTGGACCGACGCATCCTCGACGCCCTCAGAGAGCCCATCATGCATCTCGTACGAAACAGCATCGACCACGGGATCGAAGACCCAAATATCCGGGCCGCGCAGAAGAAACCGATCAAGGGCACCGTCTGGATCCGGGTCTCTCCCCGCTCCGGAAGCAGGGTCGCGATCGAGGTGGCCGACGATGGTGCCGGCATCGACAGCGCCGCGATCCGGCGCACCGCCGTCGAGAACGGGGTGATAACCGAGAGCGAGAGTGCAGCCCTCATCGACAGCGAGGCGATCTGGCTCATCTTCAGATCGGGGATGACGACGAGCCGGATCGTCACCGACCTCTCCGGGAGGGGGCTAGGGCTTGCGATCGTGGAGGACACCGTATCCCGCCTCGGGGGAGAGGTGACGGTCTCCTCGGCGGTCGGGAAGGGGACCACGATCACCCTGACCGTCCCGGTGCGGATGGCCACCCTCCGTGGGCTGCTCGTCCGGTCGGAGAAGCAGATCTACGTCCTTCCCATGCAGCAGGTAAAGCAGGTCCTCAGGGTGCGCTCAAAAGACCTGATCCCGGGCGTAGGCCATCCGAGAGTCAAGATCGGCCTAGAGACGATCGAGGTCTTCCGGCTCACCGATCTCCTGGGGATCCCCTCATCCGATCCTCCGCACGGGAAAACGCTTCAAACGCCCATCGTCGTGATCGCCTACGGAGCAGGGCAGATCGCGTGCATGGTCGACGAGGTGATCCGGGTGCAGGAGATCGTCGTCCGGCCGCTCGGGAGCCAGCTTCGCTCCGTTCGGAGGGTTGAAGGAGCCGTTATCCTCGGTGACGGAACCGTGGCGCTCGTCCTCGACCCGCTTGAACTCATCCAGGACGCGACACAGGCAGAGCGTCCGGCGAGGCGGACGGCACTCCCGGGTGAAGAGAGGCGCCGGATCCTCGTCGTGGAAGACTCGGTCACATCCCGGCTCTTGCTGCAGACGATCCTCGAAGGGGCCGGATATCACGTAGAGACCGCCACAGACGGTATCGATGCACTCGCAAAGCTTAAGCAACATGAGTATGATATGCTCGTTTCAGACGTAGATATGCCCCGGATGGACGGGGTTACGCTCACCAAGAAGATCCGTACCGGGGACCTGCACCTTGCCGACCTCCCGGTGGTGCTGATCACCTCGCTCGACTCGCCTGAAGACCGGGAGCAGGGGCGGGCGGCAGGGGCGGATGCCTACCTGGTCAAGAGCAACTTTGAGAGAGATGATTTCGTCGAGACGATTCACCGCCTGATGCATCGTCGCCGACGGTGGAGATAA